The Vigna unguiculata cultivar IT97K-499-35 chromosome 6, ASM411807v1, whole genome shotgun sequence genome contains a region encoding:
- the LOC114188136 gene encoding U-box domain-containing protein 4-like: MVSLEESRSNSSRFPLAKSYQYHSSVSSKTQRHIGRSMRTIRSNFFQDDSSSCSFTEKSTCLSENLTDSVVDLRLGELASRNNKSLKSSPGEEDFLDLSQAFSDFSACSSDISGELQRLATLPSPECVQKSNISGEVEPETEPEPCTGFLQRESFSTEIIESISPEDLQPTVKICIDGLQSQSVAVKRSAAAKLRLLAKNRADNRVLIAESGAVPVLVPLLRCSDPWTQEHAVTALLNLSLHEDNKMLITNAGAVKSLIYVLKTGTETSKQNAACALLSLALVEENKSSIGASGAIPPLVSLLLNGSSRGKKDALTTLYKLCSVRQNKERAVSAGAVKPLVELVAEQGNGMAEKAMVVLNSLAGIQEGKDAIVEEGGIAALVEAIEDGSVKGKEFAVLTLLQLCVDSIRNRGFLVREGGIPPLVALSQTGSVRAKHKAETLLRYLRESRQEASTSSS, from the exons ATGGTTTCGCTGGAAGAATCACGGTCTAATTCGAGCCGTTTCCCCTTGGCCAAGAGTTACCAGTACCACTCCTCAGTTTCGTCCAAAACGCAGCGTCATATAGGAAGGTCCATGCGCACGATACGTTCCAATTTCTTCCAAGACGACAGCAGTAGCTGCTCCTTCACCGAAAAATCCACCTGTCTATCGGAGAACCTCACCGACTCCGTCGTCGACCTTCGCCTCGGCGAGCTCGCGTCGCGGAACAACAAATCCTTGAAATCCTCACCCGGAGAGGAGGACTTCCTCGACCTCTCCCAGGCCTTCAGTGATTTCTCCGCATGCAGCAGCGACATCTCCGGCGAGCTGCAGCGGCTGGCGACACTCCCATCACCGGAATGCGTGCAGAAGAGCAATATATCTGGAGAAGTGGAGCCGGAGACGGAACCGGAGCCCTGCACGGGTTTCCTGCAGAGGGAGAGCTTCTCCACGGAGATTATCGAGAGCATTTCGCCGGAGGATCTCCAGCCGACGGTGAAGATTTGCATCGACGGCCTCCAGTCCCAGTCGGTGGCAGTAAAGCGCTCCGCGGCGGCGAAACTCCGGCTGCTAGCGAAGAATCGCGCCGACAACCGGGTTTTGATCGCGGAGTCCGGCGCGGTGCCCGTTCTTGTTCCGCTTCTCCGGTGTAGCGATCCTTGGACGCAGGAACATGCGGTAACCGCGCTGTTAAATCTATCTCTCCACGAGGACAATAAAATGCTGATAACCAATGCTGGAGCAGTGAAGTCGCTGATTTATGTGCTGAAAACGGGAACGGAAACTTCGAAGCAGAACGCGGCATGCGCGCTTCTAAGTCTGGCGCTGGTGGAAGAGAACAAAAGCTCCATCGGGGCTTCTGGAGCGATACCACCCTTAGTTTCGCTTCTTCTGAACGGTTCGAGCAGAGGGAAGAAGGACGCGCTGACGACGCTTTATAAGCTGTGTTCTGTGAGGCAGAACAAGGAGAGGGCGGTGAGCGCCGGTGCGGTGAAGCCGCTGGTGGAGCTGGTGGCAGAGCAGGGGAACGGCATGGCGGAGAAGGCCATGGTGGTGCTCAACAGCCTGGCCGGGATTCAGGAAGGGAAGGATGCAATTGTGGAAGAAGGTGGGATCGCTGCTCTTGTGGAAGCCATTGAGGATGGGTCTGTGAAGGGGAAGGAGTTCGCGGTTCTGACCCTTCTTCAGCTCTGTGTTGACAGTATCAGAAACAGAGGGTTTCTTGTCAGAGAGGGTGGGATTCCTCCCCTCGTTGCCCTTTCTCAAACTGGGAGTGTTCGAGCTAAGCACAAG GCCGAAACGCTGCTTCGATATTTGAGGGAATCAAGACAAGAGGCGTCTACATCGAGTTCTTAG